The region TATAGCACAAGGAAAATGTATGCCATATGTACAATCTTTATTTCTGGACCAAAGTTCTGCTCTGaatcacttctttttttctctccttgatTATCTTAATTGGACAGACTAGAAGCAAATTGGCTGTTCCCTTTATCTCTTCCTGTGAAATGACAGCAGTTTCTAAACATTTCATGTTCCTCTTCAGTTCTTCGTAATGTGGAAGAAACCTCAGGAGAAAAGCCCTGAACTGCCTTGTGTGGCCCACGTCTGTAATCCTCGCCCTGTAAATGCAAGTGCTGTGTTTTCTGTACATGGGTGTGGCAGCAGGGAAGAGGTTGTCCAGCACCACCTGTCTTTCCTGTCGTGGTCTGTCAATCAACTTCTTCCCAACCTTTTCCCATCTATACAATCAACATGTCCTTTTCTATATTGCTATTTcttctatttaacatattttctttctttcagagcTCTCCCTTCTCACCTTCCTGTCAGCTAAGTTGAGATAAAATTCACCCaagttgtcttttctttcttaactGTTAAGACATAAAACCAAAACCTCtagaattgttttgattattcatAACCAACCCCTTCCACTGTTAGATGGGTTGGCATTGCCTATGTTTTGCATATAGTATGTGttcataataattaaatgaatgtTCATGTCTCATTTTCCCTTTGTTCAGATTTGACATTCAGTCTCTTTGGTTCTCTGACCACATGTATAGATGAAGAGAGAGGGAATGTAGACAAGCTGCATCTTGGGCAATATGGGCAACTTTACCAcattcctttaatttctttccccGTATACAGTCCTGAGAGCTTGACTGGCAGTCTGGTCTTATGAACAATCTTGAGGGTAAAAAGCTTGCTTTGAGCTCTGTGGGGCTGAATTTGATCCAAGTTTACCAAATATCCACACTAACAACTTCCTTTTGTGTGTTCCACAATTTCCCGAGTGTTTGCTAGAAATTTACTAATGCCAGCATGACCTTAAACAAGTTGTTAATCTTTTCAAGCCTTAATTTTTGTCTTCTTAAAATGGACATGATAATATTTACtgtattgtgaggattaaatgagagaaagaatgtaaagaaaaaaagtgcCTCACGTGTTATCATATATCACATGGTACTGCCTCCTCATCCATTGCTAATACCTCTTTTTGTGGATATTACCACATTCTCTCAAGTACCATAAAATGTGCAATTAAATATATATGCCAGTAGTTTTCAAGTCTTTTCTTAGGCAATTAGATCCAAAAGCCCTTTTCTAAATATATAGAATAGCTAAAGATCCAATTACTTTGTGtttcttgtgactcttgtttcttcATCCTTGGATTAGATTTTTTGCTGTAGTTCATGCTTATACTCTTAGTCACTTAGTACTTAACCTCTTAAAACTGCCTCATGTGCATGTCCATTCTAAATGTTTATCTTCATCTTTTAGGCCCATCGCCACTTGTCAGTAGAGGAGAGCTAGGCTCTGCCCCTTGTAGCTGTGTGATTGTATGCATGTCacctaatctctctgagcctcagtttccttgttttaaagcagaaataataaaagaaccTCTCATagtattgtaaggattaaattttTTAACGCTTAATTTTGCAAAGGTCACTTAGTAGCAATTAATAACCGGTAAATGATGTATGTGTACCGCTGTTGTAAACTCACAAGTTGACTGGGATTGTCTTCCATAATACGTTGCTCTTTTTTTCCATGATTGTGTCTTTGTCTCATATgttctgctctgatttctccactTTCTCTAGCCTTTTCCAGACTGATATACAACATTaccatttctgttcttttatttttttcttcctcttacaGGGTTTCATAAAACAGTTCCTCTGAGGATTCTAGACAGGTAGGCTTTTTAcagttgcttttttgttttttcaactttttaactGCTAAAGAGTATAATGTAGTAAAATGACttgtccagagtcacacagcctACTAGTGAACCTTGGCTAGAATACACAACTAATCAGAACCAGTTTAACTCTTCCCCCCACCACCATACTCATTCAAACATCTGCTCTTTATTTTCACAATGTGCTTTCTTTCTTAAAGACTCAGAAGTATTAACTTTCTGAAAGAAAAGATTATGAGTGCCATGTTGttctcttaaaaatgtatttgtgaaaCTAAGTCAAGGTACTGGAAATTCTGTTTCAaggtttaaaaaaagtattttgtgTTAGTTTTAGATACTTGAGTAAATGAACCATAAATGAAATAGGTAAGGTGCTCAATTGTAAGAAAAATTGTAAGACTAATTGTAAGACTAATTGAAGATTGTAGTATTTGaattttttcctgttctctttaaacaaaaaatgtatttctcctCTACCAGGTAACTTGTTTATCATCATTCactttttggagaaatgtatgCTTTTCTCAAGTTTATTCTTCAGATATATTTTAGAAGCATTTTTTTGTATACCCACTAccaccccaaaaagaaaaatcctgtttGGATTTTAATGGGGATTCTATTTAAGAGTAATTGCAAAGTCTTGCAtccataataaaattaaaaattccatgCCTTGTCTAGATCCAAATGAGTACAGTTGAGATAGCATCAGATATCTATATACTATTGAAACTTAGTTTATATTTAAtgaaagagaagagaagtagaATGAGAAGTCACTTAGCAAGCCTGTGGCAGAGTGGGATTTGAACTTACAAGCTGTTGATTTCTAGGCCTATTCCAGTGCCAGAGGTCACAGTGTCCTAATGGGTCTCTGCCCtagctttttctcttttgctcatGTTTGCAATGTGTTCTGCGAATCAGTGTCCTGTTAAATCCCTCTTTGATGTATGTCCCATTTATTAGTATTGATTTCAATACAATGGACAGTAAATCTATTTGACTACACAAAGGAAATAAGGTAGTAGGTGTAGGTTCAAAGCTTAAGGTCTCTGGTTATAGAACTTTATTCACATAACCTCATAAtatcaaatgtttaaaattttttaaaacctaaaaGGAAAAATGGGTATATTTTCTCATCCATTTTGATTACTAAAACCCTTAGGATAGTGTGCAAACAACCTCTTCATACTGAAAATTAGTTGATATTGTGGATCTGGAAAAAGCCTGGCAGCAGGTACATGAATGGGTTTGACACCTTAGAGATTACTTGAGAATCACATGTTTCTGCTGACAGAGTTTACAGGACTGTAAATTTAAATGTAGAATTTTTGTAGGCAGTATGCATTGACAAATATGCCTAACGGTAATACATCTAATACTGAGCGTCTTGGCACAGGTCAATAGTAATGCAGATATTGATAGCAGCAATGTAAGAGATGTTACTTCGTATTCTAGCTAAAAATCCATGTTATCCCCTTAATCATAATTACATTAATATTGACAGGCCCTTGACAATACCCACATTATTATTGATAGATTTCTGtcaataacatgtttttaaataaaatatattcattcataaTTTGCACCGTACTCAATAAGATCTCTGAAATACATCCTGAAAAATTCTTCCCTCTTTAGTGAGAAACAATCACTTGTTTTGGTTTTGTAATACAATATAGATGACAAAGTTTTATTTAGGGGAATGAAAAGCATAAAAGGAAAGCATGAATTATTTAAGGAGTAAGGTTATATATCGCTGGTCTTAGTAAATGACTTTCctagtttgtttttttctgtgaaggAAAAGCAGTATGACATGCCTAGTGATAAAATAACAGCAGAAGACCTTTTTAACAGTTGTTAGTACTAGATTATTTTGTCTTAAACATATTTATGTGCCAAGTTAATCATACTAATCTTATAGATGCTGCACTTTTAATCTGGTCTTGATTTTGCCTTAAGCATCATTTTCACATGTTCTTAACATAGTAGTGTCCTTCACTCACACTAGTATTATTCAGTGCCAATTATACTTTTTTAACTggttatttttatgtttctttgcaTGGCCATAAATGTTTCCCCCAGTTTAGCCTTTTAGAATCTTAAATTAGTATAGTTTGGGAACGGGATTGGTGAAGGAGAGGGTGATACAGGATTCTGTATTAAAAGAATGAGATTTCAtggcagaaaaggaaaaagcagtgCCTGTTTTTGGCATTCTGGAAAGATCCACTTGAATTAAATATAATGTTTCTTTTGATTAAAAACAAtcacaacaacaataaaacagattagtttgtatttttttttaactattcaaGTTGAAGCCTACTTTTGTGAAACTAGATGCTAATCTACAAGAACCAATAATATGGGGATTGTTAAAGCTCACATAAATTCTTGAAAGTAAGAAGAAATAGGCCAGTGGTTGGGTTTACTCTTCTGCCAGCCTATTTTGCTCTGGCTTGATTCTTTGCCTCCAGATACAAGCACAGACCACATTGATGGTGATTAACCAAGGATGCAGCTAATGTTGGAACCCATCTCCATGTCTTCCAGATAGATCATAGCCAGGTTTCATGGTTTGCACATTTCTGGAGTTTGCACAACCTGTTACCTTGCCTTAAATAccacttttctcttttctggCCAGGGAATCATGTGATCCTTTGTCATATTTCCAGACTTCAAGATCCAGGCTTTGCTCAGAAATCAATGCCTAGTCGTGAATTCAGGAATAGCCTATTTCTTTAAAAGTGCTTGAATAAAAGGAGGTTAACTGATAATTAAATATTTGGATCGAATCCCTGGTACCTAAGAGAATGCCTGGCATttggtaagtgctcaataaaaactGGTTAAATTGAGTAGCCATTTGTCAGAGAATTAGGATTCATTGAAACACAAACTGCTTAACATATACTTAGAATAACTTTATGTGACTTAAAGGCATGTGTGGCATTTTTCTGTGCTTCACACCTATTGGGCAAGTATTATTGTACAGCAGTGGAGGGAAGCAGATTCCATAATCAGATTAATTGCTTCTGTTTCATCAGTTTCTTCAGTCTTTCTCAAACTACAGTAGTCTAGAATAACTACGCCTGCCAGAAAGGAGAGAGTGGGAAGGGGGGGGACCTGAATGTGGTTTGTTGTTGATGAACCAAGGTTGGATGCTCGTCTCGGACTGCCTGTACCATGCCCCACTCAGCAAATACCCTAGAGTCAGATGTTACCAGTATGCATTCCTAAGGTTTCTTTGCTTCCAAGTAACAGGCATGACCATGGTGATGGAGGTTCAGTGACCAAGCTGGTCATGCTGGGACCCATCCCCATTCTCATAGAATCCCCACTCCATCATCTCCTTTCAGATAAGATGCTGTTCCCCAGAACCATGTGTCTGCCCCTTCCCACCTGGGCCCCCGCACGTGAAGACATAATGGTGACATCATTTCACTGTGTAACTACCACAGTTACATTTTAATATCGTAGTCaatatttccaggaaaaaaaaattattctaccACAGGTTGATGGAGGCATTAGCATGAGTAACGATgaagatttcagtcttttgaaatgATATTTGCTAAAGTCAACTCTGTCTTTTTCTTGTTATGCCCATCCCTGGCCAAAGCAGCAACAGTACAATAATAAGAATAGTGCTTTCCAGTTACCAAACCACTTTCAAAACAGTATCTGGTTTCATATCAACAACTTTGTGAGGTAGctgttatttccaattttttgaaGAATCCAAGGCTAACAACTTTTTTAAGATTACATAGcaagtaagtgacagagctggaacTTGAGCTCAGGTATGCTTGATTTTAAATCCACTTCTTCCACGCTTGTCACAGTGGCCTGAATAGGAATGTAGAGCATAGGAGGGGTATTCCACTTTAACAAACTATAGTGTGTAATAATGGCCAGTGTCTGTTCTATGTTTACAACTAAAAGAAGTCACAAAAATGACTAAAATGAtggaaaataaaacctaaaacCAAAGATAGAGAAACAAATTATTCATCTGGAAGAGCAAAGGCTGAAGAACAGTTTAATAATAGTCTTTTAGTCTATTAAAGAATCTTGCATAGGAAGATTGAGCCCAGCTGTTCTTAATCTACATGTGGCCAGGCatgggaagaaaaagaggaatgaaaaaaaaagttaaactgtaacagaaggaataagaaataaatttttgataATAAAGATTGTTAAATATTGGATTGGTTCAAAAGCGTGTTAAGTGTCCTTTTCTGGCAGCCTTTAAAAATTCCTGTCTTTACTAAATGTTCTTAAGTATGATGCCTCCAGAAATGAGTGATTTGGAATAGATGATTCCTCTGAGAAACGACTGCTGACCAGTTTCTCACTAAATACAAACAAGGAAGCTGAGAAAGAGATGGCTTCCCTCACCATCTAGTGCTCCTCGATACCCTCAAGCAGTATTCAAGTCAGTACAGTGATTAGCTACCAAGCTACTCATTCCATTACATACAGatgcaacagacatttattgagcagccCATCTTTGTGGTAAATTATATAAGATTAATAAGATATTCATCAGCCACAATCTGGAACTGATTGTGACTCTAATATTTAAAGACAAATAAATTGGCACAGCTGGCCCTCTAACATGAGCCATGTATTTCATCTGATCCTTACCTGAAAAAGAGCAATTCAGCCAGTCCAGTACTGGGGAcgggaagagaaagaggaggggacTGGTAGTGCTGGTCTTACATCAATGTTCAGTATGGTCAGAGCTATTCAAGGGTAATTTGACAATAAGAAAGCATCCCTCATCTTGCTGACCACAGGATGTGAAATCTGGGGAAGATAGAGATTTGTAGACACCACTGAACTAGAAGAGTAATATATACCATATTCCCACAATAGCATGAACCATGGGAGAATTTGCATGAGGAGAACTGAACTGGTATCAGTGTCATTTTGTAGAGGGCAGGTGCTTTGCGAAATAAGTAAGGTAAGGCACTTTCCCTTTACTAGCTTACAGGGAAGTTAGGGAAAGAAGAAGTATTTGCATGACTGAAATCACAGTGCAGATAGTTGAGGGTGGAAGTAAGTGGCAAAGACAAGTTTCTGTCAGAGTTAAAAATGGTGATAAGTTGGAGAtagttatgaaggtttcatggaGAATGTTGAAACAGAATTGGAATGTGAAGGGCAAATATTTGAGGGCAGTGGGAATAGTTAGTAGGGAAGGTAAGTGCTTTAGGTACATGAGAACAAGGCACAGAGTTAGAACTGAAGAATGGTCTGGGGGTTATACAGTTACAGAGGTGGGGAGACAGAATTGGGCTAGATTAGGTCTGAGAAGTTTGTACTTTATCCTAGAGGTATAGGATAACAGTGTATATTGTAACTGTCTACAACACTGTATCTTCCCCACATTTCATAATAATGAGGTTAGAAAGAGGTGATTTGGTAAATGTGGGCAAATCACTTCATAGCTTTTTGGTTTACTTACAaggttttcaaaaattattttagtttttttaattacttaaatGATATGTTAATTAGAGAAAATCTGTGAAcagcagaaaaggagaaaaataattttattcattgatattttcattaactttggaattctttttctaTTGAGATGTAAATTGTATATATTGGCTTTGAGAACCTTTAATACCATAGACTTCCTTTGTTGCCCCAGTTGTCCATTTACCTGCCTGCCTCCCTATAAGACCTTGGTCAGGCTCCTTGAGTGAGAACCAGGACAAGTTTTTGTCTCTGTATCCTCAGCACCTAGCTAGGATGTACTGTTGCTCATAGAGTTTGTAGACTCCGTTAATGGTCCCTAATCTCACAAGGACTACTTaacaaaagaaagggaaaacCTGAGTCAGAGCAAGACTTGTAACAGCCTCTGTAGATACAGAGCTGAGAACAAACGAGAAATGAGTAAGAGGGCTGGCATGCAGCATTTAGCTCTATGGGTGATAGATATGCCAAAAAATTATGAAGTTTACTTTGAAATCGACTAGCTCGGTAATTCTCAGTATCAccagggaacttgttagaaatgcaaattcttggctccctctcctgacctactgaatcagaaactctggagatGAAGCACCCCAGTCTGACAAGTCCAAGTGATCATGGTAAACCCTCAAGTTTGAAAACCTCTAGGTAGATCAGAATAATAATAAGACTAGAGGAGTGTGATGTGAAGACCGCCCATAAAAAGGAAAAGCCCACTGATGCCTGTGACATCAGGGAACATAACCAGTGAAATGCCGTAGTGGCTGAAataggaaaactaggagaaaaggATTGTACTGTTAACAAAGAAGTTGAATGTGTTATAAATGGACAATACCTATCTATCTTACTTAGATTGCTGCCTCCCTCATCTTAGCCTTTATGTAGATAGATTTAAAATAGATTATATGAGAGAGACCTCACACTCAAAATCTCAACCTAAATTTTCTGTTCCATATCCACATAACTGCCTGCTGACCTTTTTAGCTATCTCATAGAAGCCTCAGCTCTCTAAAACTACATGTATTTATTATCTTTCCCTTCAAAACAGTATCTCTGCATGTTTCCTATTTCAGGGAACTGAACTGTCGTCCACTCAATTACTCAACTCAGTTATTCTTGGCTTATTTCTCACTAAATTGTGTCAACTCTACCACCTCATAGTTTTCAAAAGTACCTGTTTCTCAATGCTCACTGATACCTTTCTAGTTTAAACCATCGTATAACATCATCTTCACTGGTCTGTGTGCCTCCAGGCTTTCAGCTTTGAATCTGTTCTCAGCTGTGGCCAGAACAGGCTTTCTAAAATGCAAGCTTGATTAGTTCTTTGCTTAGAACTATTCAGCAGCTGCCCATTACCATCTTGATAAAATACAGCCTGCTCAACTTAGCTTTTAGGGCCTTTAGGGTCTGTCTCCTGCCTGCCTTCTGCTTGGAATAACATAGTTATCTTCCTTTACTGGGCTGACACTGCCTCTCCAATGGCTACTTAGATGTTACCTCTCTACAAAGACTTCTCTGACCTTCTGAGGTCTAATTGTAAGCATGAGGCCCTGAATTTCCCTTGAATATCACTTACCCCACCTTATCACAATTGCCTGGTTATCATTTTATATAGCACATTCTTAATTCTCCCAACACTATGATACAGTCTCCACAGGGGTTGAGACTGTGTCTGTTCTAATACTGTATCACTAGTTCCAGCAAATTAACTGGTAAATAGATGCACAGAAAAACATATTGAAATAAGTAGTAATCAACAGTTTGGATATGGtagtttaaaatagttttaaaagttaaaggaggagaatttttattttttacccttCACTCAAGCTAGATTTTTATCCTGTTAATTAATCTATTCATCTGTATTTGTAGGATGTAGTCTGTGatccaggcattgtgctagttGCTAAGAGGGAACTGAGAGAAAGACTCAAAAATTCTTTGCAATAGGGCTTGTCCTCTAGTGggggaaataaacaaaaagtagTTTATGTATAGTACCTAAAGTAGCAAAATGGTCTATGTATAATGCATAAAGgccaagaaagaggaagaagagagtgcTAAGGAAACAACCAGAAGAGGCAGCTTCACTCCAGTTTGGAGAGACAGGAAGATGAGATGCCTAAGCCAGTGCTTTTTCCAGTTAAAGAATAGGAACACACTGTCCCAAGTGAAGGGACAGGCAGAAAGTGTCCACAAGTGAACAAGAGAAGTCATAACTAGCAGTCAAAGCATTAGAAAAGAAAGCAAGCGTGGGGTAGATTTAGGGAGGCTTGTATTATCCAAGGACTGCAGTGTAGGAAATACATGGAAGGAGGCAAAAGGTAAGCTAGACCAATTGAAGTAATCCAGGGGAGAGATGGGGGCAGCCAGAATTTAGGAAAAGGCTTGCAGGAGATAAAGTAATGAGTGGATTAGAAAAATATTCTGGACAAAGAACAGACCCTGGAGATTGATTAGACGtgtagagagagaggagaaaaggagcaTCGTCCTAacccccttctttctttcctgtagCTCCTGGCTAGTATgaggcaaggatttcacagaagAATTTGCAGCAAAAATCCCCACTGCCAGAGCAATAGGCTGTGAAGTCTTGAGGGAGCTGCAGGAAGGGGAAAAAGGTGAGATCACCCCGGAAGGCAGATGGCATATGTTGGTCAGAAGTATTCCTGTCATATATCTGGCGTGAGAGGAAAACAGCCCCAAACAACCTATTATTTAATAGTCATTTTTGTTACCTATGCTTGAACTTGTTAAGTATGTAGTCTTCTGTCACTGAGTCATCTAGGATCCAggagtaattttaaaatgtccTCTTGAAAACTTTGTTGATTGTCAAAGTTATTCCCAATTTCAAGAAGTATAATTTTAATTTAGGATGCATTTTTCAGTCTTAACTTCTAACAAATTATATTAAACATCTTTTTAGTAAAACTCATTAAATAATAGAATTTGAAAGGACTTCAGATGTCATTTTGTCTCCTGCCCTTAGTTATATAAGTGAAGAAACCAAGGCAGAGATAAGGTGAAGTGACTTACACAAGATCACAATGGCTACCAGTTGGTGGCAGTGAGCTTCAGCAGGACCCCTGCCTCCCAATTAGTGGAAGAATGTCCTGTTCTTCCAGTTAGTGCACTGGACCCTTTGAAGGCCCAGAGATCAGGATCAAGATCCATGTATTCAAAGCCTATTTTAGAAACTAAATTTAAACAGATTTCTTGTGATAGTTTGGATCTGCCTGTTCAttaataatatgtaaaatatctAAACTGGTCTGTCCATTCTTTGACAACAGCAGCCGCTGGGTATTTTAATCACTTTGGCTTGCATATCataggcatttaataaatgtgtTTTGATTGAGTCAGTCATACCTAGCTAACCATTAATCAGcttcttctatttcattttaaaagacttttgTCCCTTTAGCAACTATTTGTTTCCTTAGTGTTTTCATGATATGATCTTAGTATACATTTTTACATCATAGTTTTCTTTCTTAGAAAACTCTATGATGTGTGCTATTTTAGTAGCTTAGTAATGACATTTCTGCATTCATGTTGCTTTGTGCTAGTAATTATTTTCTTCAGAAGAATAAGTTCTTCTAACTTcctttacatatataaaatatacttaagAAAGATAAAATGACTTGTTGAAAAATACACCTTTGAGTCAGTCAAAGTGCTGGAAGTTAAACTGAGATCTTGACTTACCATCCACTGCAGTGTCCCATAAAGTTCATTGTATGTATTAAGTTCATGTATTTCTCCATTAGTCATGTTATTATTCAGCCTCATCACTGTTAGCTTCAGGATTTTATTATCTCCGGGCTAAAATATCTGAACATGTTAGATTACTTAGAGGTAATTTGTAGAAATAGGATACCGCTTACTAAGACTTGTGTCTTCTTTGATGAGGAGGCCAAAAACAGGTCCTGGTAGAGggttgcagggggtggggggcagagaaaaagagggagggaggagagggaagagaaggaatttCCTTTAAGACGTGGTTGTTTACTCTGCTGTTTTGACACTACTGAAGGCCCATCTAATATGTGTCCTGAGGCATTTATGTGTCACTGTTTTCCAAGTGAGTTGAGTATTACAGTAAGAGGGTATAACTGATGGTGCTCCCTAATTGTATCTTTTCCTAGAGATCTTCAAAGAAGATATGGCTTCCagagaagacaaaacaaagaggaCAAGCAGAGTACTGAGGATAAGTCAGTTGGATGCCCTTGAACTAAATAAGGCACTGGAACAGCTGGTTTGGTCCCAATTCACTCAGTGCTTCCATGGGTTTAAGCCTGGGCTGCTGGCCCATTTTGAACCAGAGGCAAAAGCGCTCTTGTGGCTTTTCTTGTGGAGATTCACCATCTACTCTAAAAATGCCACTGTGGGACAGTCAATTTTGAATATTCAGTACAAAAACGATTTCTCCCCGAACCTGAAATACCAGCCACCAAGTAAAAATCAAAAGCTCTGGTACGCTGTCTGTACAATTGGTGGGAAGTGGTTAGAAGAACGATGCTATGATTTGTTTCGAAACCACCGTTTAGCATCATTTGGGAAAGCCAAACAGTGTGTGCATTTTGTGATTGGACTTTTGAAATTAGGTGAGTTGATTAATTTCTTGATTTTCCTTCAAAGGGGCAAGTTTGCAACTTTGACAGAACGTCTCCTAGGCATTCGTTCTGTATATTGCAAGCCCCAAAACATACGTGAAATTGGCTTTGAGTATATGAATCGGGAACTTCTCTGGCATGGTTTTGCCGagtttctgatttttctcttacCACTTATCAATATCCAGAAGTTGAAAGCCAAGTTATCTTCATGGTGTATCCCTCTGACTGGCATTCCTAATAGCGACAATGCATTAGTCACCAGCGGCAAACAGTGTGCTCTGTGCGGAGAGTGGCCCACCATGCCCCATTCCATAGGATGTGAGCACGTCTTCTGTTATTACTGTGTTAAGAGTAGTTTCTTATTTGACATGTACTTTACTTGTCCCAAGTGTGGCACAGAGGTACACAGTCTACAGCCACTGAAGTCGGGAATTGAGATGTCAGAAGTGAATGCTCTTTAGaaactaaaattattttctctaagaaacagTATTACATTCAAGTTCTTAATATTACTCATCCTAAGATTACCATTTAGGTGTCTTTTATGAGGGCACATACTTCTCAGCCACtatcttcttttcctttccaggTGTGACTAATTCTAATCTCTGGAAACCACATGAttctaaatatattatataaatga is a window of Manis pentadactyla isolate mManPen7 chromosome 3, mManPen7.hap1, whole genome shotgun sequence DNA encoding:
- the PEX2 gene encoding peroxisome biogenesis factor 2 isoform X1, whose protein sequence is MAYVEIFKEDMASREDKTKRTSRVLRISQLDALELNKALEQLVWSQFTQCFHGFKPGLLAHFEPEAKALLWLFLWRFTIYSKNATVGQSILNIQYKNDFSPNLKYQPPSKNQKLWYAVCTIGGKWLEERCYDLFRNHRLASFGKAKQCVHFVIGLLKLGELINFLIFLQRGKFATLTERLLGIRSVYCKPQNIREIGFEYMNRELLWHGFAEFLIFLLPLINIQKLKAKLSSWCIPLTGIPNSDNALVTSGKQCALCGEWPTMPHSIGCEHVFCYYCVKSSFLFDMYFTCPKCGTEVHSLQPLKSGIEMSEVNAL
- the PEX2 gene encoding peroxisome biogenesis factor 2 isoform X5, giving the protein MAYVEIFKEDMASREDKTKRTSRVLRISQLDALELNKALEQLVWSQFTQCFHGFKPGLLAHFEPEAKALLWLFLWRFTIYSKNATVGQSILNIQYKNDFSPNLKYQPPSKNQKLWYAVCTIGGKWLEERCYDLFRNHRLASFGKAKQCVHFVIGLLKLALVTHTFPLMSYMRTAHGLVSAGPFLCGQEDSGLKEEEQPGG
- the PEX2 gene encoding peroxisome biogenesis factor 2 isoform X3: MAYVEIFKEDMASREDKTKRTSRVLRISQLDALELNKALEQLVWSQFTQCFHGFKPGLLAHFEPEAKALLWLFLWRFTIYSKNATVGQSILNIQYKNDFSPNLKYQPPSKNQKLWYAVCTIGGKWLEERCYDLFRNHRLASFGKAKQCVHFVIGLLKLALVTHTFPLMSYMRTAHGLVSAGPFLCGQLLLFPSYEAVTWWAFYKQILKNEFP
- the PEX2 gene encoding peroxisome biogenesis factor 2 isoform X7; this translates as MAYVEIFKEDMASREDKTKRTSRVLRISQLDALELNKALEQLVWSQFTQCFHGFKPGLLAHFEPEAKALLWLFLWRFTIYSKNATVGQSILNIQYKNDFSPNLKYQPPSKNQKLWYAVCTIGGKWLEERCYDLFRNHRLASFGKAKQCVHFVIGLLKLGRFRPQRGRTAWRVIAPGDVPQPDCSRKPQL
- the PEX2 gene encoding peroxisome biogenesis factor 2 isoform X4; amino-acid sequence: MAYVEIFKEDMASREDKTKRTSRVLRISQLDALELNKALEQLVWSQFTQCFHGFKPGLLAHFEPEAKALLWLFLWRFTIYSKNATVGQSILNIQYKNDFSPNLKYQPPSKNQKLWYAVCTIGGKWLEERCYDLFRNHRLASFGKAKQCVHFVIGLLKLALVTHTFPLMSYMRTAHGLVSAGPFLCGQFLPENFVQLACPYPLHYIDLNKNQ
- the PEX2 gene encoding peroxisome biogenesis factor 2 isoform X6, which translates into the protein MAYVEIFKEDMASREDKTKRTSRVLRISQLDALELNKALEQLVWSQFTQCFHGFKPGLLAHFEPEAKALLWLFLWRFTIYSKNATVGQSILNIQYKNDFSPNLKYQPPSKNQKLWYAVCTIGGKWLEERCYDLFRNHRLASFGKAKQCVHFVIGLLKLAMQIVVGCGKMRKCPLFYQHCNYWEYPCENSTVNT
- the PEX2 gene encoding peroxisome biogenesis factor 2 isoform X2, whose amino-acid sequence is MASREDKTKRTSRVLRISQLDALELNKALEQLVWSQFTQCFHGFKPGLLAHFEPEAKALLWLFLWRFTIYSKNATVGQSILNIQYKNDFSPNLKYQPPSKNQKLWYAVCTIGGKWLEERCYDLFRNHRLASFGKAKQCVHFVIGLLKLGELINFLIFLQRGKFATLTERLLGIRSVYCKPQNIREIGFEYMNRELLWHGFAEFLIFLLPLINIQKLKAKLSSWCIPLTGIPNSDNALVTSGKQCALCGEWPTMPHSIGCEHVFCYYCVKSSFLFDMYFTCPKCGTEVHSLQPLKSGIEMSEVNAL